The bacterium HR34 DNA segment AGATACCTGGTTCTCCTCTGCTCTATGGCCGTTTGCTGTTTTTGGCTGGCCAAAAAGAACTAAAGATTTAAAAACTTTTTACCCAACAAGTTTAATAGTAACCGCTCAGGAAATTCTTTATTTGTGGATTGTTAGAATGATATTTTCAGGATTAGAATTTATTGGAAAGGTGCCATTTTATAAAGTATTAATAAGCCAAACGGTTGTTACAAAAGATGGAAAAAGAATGTCAAAATCTTTAGGAACTGGCGTTAACCCTTTGGATTTTGTTGAAAAATACGGTGCTGACGCAACAAGATTTGGAATAGCGTTTAAGATAAGTAAGTCAAAAGAGTTAAGATTTGATGAAACAGCAATAATAACAGGAAAAAAATTCTGCAACAAAATATGGAACTCTGTCAAGTTTGTTCTTTTCCAAATTGAAAGATGCGGATTAAAAGAAGTAGAATTCAATTCTCAAAGGTTTTATGAGTTATCGAAGGAAGATAAAGCGATGATTAAAAAATTCATAAGATTGAAAAAAAACGTTGAAGAAAATATTGAAAACTTTGAAATAGGAAAAGCAACAAGAGATTTATATGAATTCTATTGGCACTATTTTTGCGACAAATATATTGAATATTCTAAAAAGGTAATAGAAAAAAACAAAGAAAAACAAATAAAAAACTTGTTGTATATAATAATTGAAAGTTTGAAAATGCTCCACCCTATTATGCCACATATAACAGAAGAACTTTACCGAAACCTGCCATTAAAAAATAAGAAAAAGTCAATAATTTTTGAAAAATGGTAGATAAAAGCTTTGCAATAATATTTGCTTTTCTGCCAAGCATACTGTGGTTGCTGTTTTTTCTGTTCCAAGACAAAAAACCTGAGAAAAAATTATTAATAGTTAAAACTTATATACTCGGCGCCATAATTGTTATTCCGGTAATAGCGCTGGAATCATTATTTGGAGGAGCGTTGGGCGGATATCAAATAAATTCTGAATTTGTTTTAATTTTTTTGTTAATGGCTTTTATTGTTGCTCCTTTAGAAGAGTATTTCAAATATCTTTCTGCAAAATTATCTTCTTTTGGAAGATATTTTTTTGATGAGCCAACAGACGCTGTTGTTTATTTAATAACAGCCGCTTTGGGTTTTGCTGGAATTGAAAATGTTTTTTATGTTATATCCTTACAAAACAATTATGAGTTTTTCTCAGTGGTTATTATGCGAGGCTTGTTGCCTGTTTTGCTACATGCTTTATCTTCTGGATTTTTAGGATATTTCTTGGCTTTATCTTTTTATAATATTAAAAAAGAGGGCTACTATAAAAAACTTGGTTTTTTAGCTGCAATAACATTTCACACAATATTTAATATGTTAGTTTACGCAAGTGAAACTCAAAAAATTAGTTTAATTTTAATAATCTTAATGCTTATTCTCTTTTTCTTTGCGTGGATTTTAATAAACAGAATAAAATACCTCGAAAAACTAAAAACTATATGCAAAATAGACATAGGAATGGTAAAGAAGTAAGAAAATGAGTCTTATTGGTAAAAATAAACAAAATATGGAAAAATCAGAAATTTTTACAGTGAAACAATCAGCGAATTATCTTCAAGTTAAAGAGTATACAATATACAATCTTATCAAATTAAAAAAAATACCTGCTATCAAAATAAACCCGCAATGGAGGTTTAAAAAAAGTTAATCGATGATTGAATAAAGTCAGAGTCGTTACGCAATTTAAATAATAAAAATAGCACAAACAAAAAATATCTATATCAAAAACAGAGAAAAAACTAATAAAAGAAGTAAAAAAAATGGTAATACAGAAGCCTTTGGAAAGTTAACGAAATATTACTTCTCAATTATAATTACAATAGCAGAAAAATATATAAAGAAATACCCTTATGTTGATTTATCAGATCTAATTCAAGAAGGATTTATAGGACTTTATATTGCTGCAAAAAAATTTGATTTAAGGAAGCGTTATAGATTTTCAACTTTTGCGAGACGGTGGATAAAAAGCTATATTATAAATTTTGTAAATAAAGAAGAGGAAGAAGAAACTATTCCATTAAAAAATTCTATAAAATGTGGCGAGAATAATTTAATATCATGTGGGAAGGTAATTCAACCAGATTTGTTTGCCGCAAGAACAATTTTAAAAGAAAGAATATATGAAATTCTAAAAGATTTGACAGAAAAAGAAAGAGACATTATTAAAATGAGATTTGGGTTGGAAGGCGACGAAAACCATACACTTAAGGAAGTTGGCAAGCGTTTTGGAGTTTCAAGGGAAAGAATAAGACAAATAGAAGCAAAGGCAATTGAAAAACTAAGAAAACACAGAGATATCAAAAAACTTAAAGGATATTACTAGGATTATATTTACAAAATTGTTTAATCATATTAAAATTAATATATTAAAACAAAAAACTATGGCTTTAGCGGATTTTTTCAATCTGCAAAGTAAAAAACAAAAAGAAGAAGATAAAACACAAGTCAAAAATGAAGAAAAAGGCGAGGTAAAAAAAGTAGAGGTTGAAGAAAAGGAAATAAAAAACCCGGATACTAAAAATGATCAAGAAGAACTTGAAAGTGAAGGCCAGTTAACAATAGATTTGTACGAAGATGATAAAGAATTTATAATCCAGTCTGCTGTTGCAGGGTTAAAACCGAATGAGATAGAAATAGAAGCAGATAAAAACATCATTATAATAAAAGGAGAAAGGAAAAATCCTGCAGTCTCTTTGGTAGCAAACAAAAATCAACTTTTGCAGGAATGCTATTGGGGATTTTTCAAAAGAGAAATTATGTTACCAAGTAAAATAAATATAGAAAATATAAAGGCGATTTTTAAAAACGGTATTCTAACCATTATTGTTCCAAAATCAGAAGAAAAGCAAATTAAAAAAATAGTGATTGAAGCAGAAGAATAATAATTATTTTTTACAAACTAAGTATATATTTTGTCTGTTTTTGGAAGATGGCATATAGCCAGATTCTAAAATCTCAAAGCCATTTTCTAAAACAATTTTTTCTAATTCTTTTTTTGAAAAACAATGCACGTATCTTTCGCATAACACCTCTCCCCTGCTGTTTTTCCAAGGAACGAATATATCAAATAAATCAAACTTCCATTTACCAAATAACTTCAAAATAAAATTTTTTATAAAAGTTTTTCTATATTTTCTTCTCAAATTCCAAACAGTAATAACAAAAAATCCGTTGTCTTTTAATAATCTTTTAATTTCAGCCAAAATTTTATTTCTAAAATCTTTAGAAGGTATATGATGGAAAACAGCAATTGAAAAAACAACATCAAAAAAATTATCAGGGAAATCAAGTTTTAAGGGGTCTTCCATAACTTTTACTTGGCAACTCTCTCCAGTTGGCAAATTATTTTGCGCTATTTTTACAAGGTTTTCAGAAACATCAACGCCATAATAATAAATATTTTTATTTTTAGATAAAAGATGATATAATCTTCCGTTACCGCAACCAAAATCCAAAACTTTATCGCCGTGTTTTACATATTTTAAAAAATAAGAAATAAAGTCCCAATTAGATAACCTTGTGCGCGAAAACTCGCTTGCTATTTTATTAAAATCGTTTATTGTTTTATATAGTAAATATTGGGCTAATTTTTTATCCATATGCAAAAAATAATTGAAAAAGAAATAAAAAATAAATTAATTGAGGCGATTAAAACTGGTAAAACAAACCAGCATTATTTGGATTCCATAAAAAGATATATATCAAAAAAGTATAAAATTCCAATAATAAGCAACAGAGAACTAATTAAAGTATACAAAAAAATAGTAAAAAGAAAAAAAGCTCTCAAAAGTAAAAAAATAGAAGACATTTTAAGGGTTAGAAAAGTAAGATCTACTTCTGGTGTTGTTATAGTTTCTGTTTTGACAAAGCCGTATCCTTGCGGAGGAGCGTGTTTATTCTGCCCTGCTGAAAAAGGAGTACCAAAAAGTTATTTAAGTAATGAGCCTGCTGTAATGAGAGCTTTGTTAAATAAATATAATCCCTACAAGCAAGTGTATTCAAGATTAAAGGCATTAGATGAAAACTTACACCCAATAGACAAAGTTGATTTAAGAATAATAGGAGGAACTTGGAGTTACCATCCAAAAAATTATCAAAAATATTTTATAAAAGAATGTTTTAGAGCATGCGATAATTATGGAAGAAAAAAACCGCTTCCTTTTAATACTGATCTTTTAAAACTTCAAAAAATAAATGAAAAGACAAAAAGCAGAATAATAGGAATAAACGTGGAAACAAGACCAGATTATATTAACCCTCAGGAAGTTAAGAGATTAAGAGAACTTGGTATAACAAGAATTGAACTTGGAGTGCAAACAATATATGATGATATTTTAGAAAAAAACAACAGAGGCCATGGCGTTAAAGAAATTATCGAAGCAACAGAATTATTAAAAATAGCAGGCTTTAAAATATGTTATCAAATGATGCCAAACCTACCATTCTCTACTCCAGAAAAAGATATAAAAATGTTCAAAGAAATTTTCGACAATCCAAAATTTAGGCCTGATCATCTTAAAATATACCCTTTGGCTTTGGTAAAAGAAGCGCCATTGTATTATATAAAAGACAAGATTGGCTTTAAGGTTTATTCCTATAAAGAACTGGTCGATATTTTAAAAGAAGTAAAGAAACATATCCCTTATTATTGTAGGATCCAAAGAGTTATAAGGGATATTCCTGCAACAAGCATTTTAGAGGGTGGCACTAAA contains these protein-coding regions:
- the prsW gene encoding Protease PrsW, which translates into the protein MVDKSFAIIFAFLPSILWLLFFLFQDKKPEKKLLIVKTYILGAIIVIPVIALESLFGGALGGYQINSEFVLIFLLMAFIVAPLEEYFKYLSAKLSSFGRYFFDEPTDAVVYLITAALGFAGIENVFYVISLQNNYEFFSVVIMRGLLPVLLHALSSGFLGYFLALSFYNIKKEGYYKKLGFLAAITFHTIFNMLVYASETQKISLILIILMLILFFFAWILINRIKYLEKLKTICKIDIGMVKK
- the sigA_1 gene encoding RNA polymerase sigma factor SigA; the encoded protein is MFAARTILKERIYEILKDLTEKERDIIKMRFGLEGDENHTLKEVGKRFGVSRERIRQIEAKAIEKLRKHRDIKKLKGYY
- the hemN gene encoding Oxygen-independent coproporphyrinogen-III oxidase-like protein YqeR — translated: MQKIIEKEIKNKLIEAIKTGKTNQHYLDSIKRYISKKYKIPIISNRELIKVYKKIVKRKKALKSKKIEDILRVRKVRSTSGVVIVSVLTKPYPCGGACLFCPAEKGVPKSYLSNEPAVMRALLNKYNPYKQVYSRLKALDENLHPIDKVDLRIIGGTWSYHPKNYQKYFIKECFRACDNYGRKKPLPFNTDLLKLQKINEKTKSRIIGINVETRPDYINPQEVKRLRELGITRIELGVQTIYDDILEKNNRGHGVKEIIEATELLKIAGFKICYQMMPNLPFSTPEKDIKMFKEIFDNPKFRPDHLKIYPLALVKEAPLYYIKDKIGFKVYSYKELVDILKEVKKHIPYYCRIQRVIRDIPATSILEGGTKVSNLREIVLKELEKEGLKCKCIRCREVKNNFSPNDKIYLFKEEYEASNGKEIFLSFETKNRDKLFSILRLRFNYPSENLKEVQKQLKVLKDSALIRELQTFGKLSSIGEKEKLSPQHKGLGKKLMEEAEKIAKKEGVKKMCVISGVGVRDYYRKLGYNLQETYMVKKL
- a CDS encoding 18 kDa heat shock protein, with the protein product MALADFFNLQSKKQKEEDKTQVKNEEKGEVKKVEVEEKEIKNPDTKNDQEELESEGQLTIDLYEDDKEFIIQSAVAGLKPNEIEIEADKNIIIIKGERKNPAVSLVANKNQLLQECYWGFFKREIMLPSKINIENIKAIFKNGILTIIVPKSEEKQIKKIVIEAEE
- a CDS encoding 2-methyl-6-phytyl-1,4-hydroquinone methyltransferase, whose product is MDKKLAQYLLYKTINDFNKIASEFSRTRLSNWDFISYFLKYVKHGDKVLDFGCGNGRLYHLLSKNKNIYYYGVDVSENLVKIAQNNLPTGESCQVKVMEDPLKLDFPDNFFDVVFSIAVFHHIPSKDFRNKILAEIKRLLKDNGFFVITVWNLRRKYRKTFIKNFILKLFGKWKFDLFDIFVPWKNSRGEVLCERYVHCFSKKELEKIVLENGFEILESGYMPSSKNRQNIYLVCKK